One genomic segment of Arachis duranensis cultivar V14167 chromosome 4, aradu.V14167.gnm2.J7QH, whole genome shotgun sequence includes these proteins:
- the LOC107486714 gene encoding protein NRT1/ PTR FAMILY 7.3 encodes MEKKMKKEVSEVCTMDGAVDMHGHPAVRDRTGNWVAGILILVNQGLATLAFFGVGVNLVLFLTRVMGQDNADAANNVSKWTGTVYLFSLLGAFLSDSYLGRYATCALFQLIFLIGLVALSLSSYIFLLKPKGCGDAKFHCGSHSSYHNAIFYVSIYLIALGNGGYQPNIATFGADQFDEGDPNEGHSKIAFFSYFYLALNLGSLFSNTILDYFEDNGLWTIGFWASAGSAAMALVLFICGTPRYRYFKPSGNPLPRFCQVFVAAMRKWKVKVLEPEEELFEGEEFSTNYGRKLLHTQGFSFLDKAAYMTTKDVKKMEENKCNPWHVSTVTQVEEVKCILRLLPIWLCTILYSVVFTQMASLFVEQGDAMDTRISSFRIPPASMSSFDILSVAAFIFFYRRVLDPFVARKTNSRGLTELQRMGIGLIVAIMAMISAGLVEHFRLKYASKVSGSSSLSIFWQVPQYVLIGASEVFMYVGQLEFFNGQAPDALKSFGSALCMTSISLGNYVSSLLVAIVMKISAKDQDMPGWIPGNLNKGHLDRFYFLLAVLTSADFLIYIAWARWYKYIKFQGNNDDDEEEEDINKVKDFDLKV; translated from the exons atggagaagaagatgaagaaggaaGTGAGTGAGGTATGCACCATGGATGGAGCTGTAGACATGCATGGTCATCCAGCAGTTAGAGATAGAACTGGAAATTGGGTTGCAGGAATTTTGATTTTAG tGAACCAAGGGCTTGCAACATTGGCATTCTTTGGAGTGGGTGTGAATCTGGTACTGTTTCTAACAAGAGTTATGGGCCAAGATAATGCTGATGCTGCCAACAATGTTAGCAAATGGACTGGGACTGtttacctcttctctcttcttggTGCCTTCCTAAGTGACTCTTACTTAGGAAGGTATGCTACTTGTGCTCTCTTCCAACTTATCTTTCTTATT GGTTTGGTGGCATTATCATTGTCCTCATACATATTCCTATTGAAGCCTAAGGGATGTGGTGATGCAAAGTTTCATTGTGGATCACATTCTTCATATCACAATGCAATATTCTATGTTTCAATTTACCTAATAGCCTTAGGAAATGGAGGGTACCAACCCAACATAGCTACATTTGGAGCTGACCAATTTGATGAAGGTGATCCTAATGAAGGGCACTCAAAGATAGCATTTTTCAGCTATTTCTATTTGGCATTGAACCTTGGCTCACTATTCTCAAACACCATCTTGGACTATTTTGAGGATAATGGGCTTTGGACTATTGGGTTTTGGGCCTCTGCTGGTTCTGCTGCTATGGCATTGGTTTTGTTCATTTGTGGCACACCAAGGTATAGGTACTTCAAGCCCAGTGGGAACCCTCTACCTAGATTTTGCCAAGTTTTTGTAGCTGCTATGAGGAAGTGGAAGGTCAAGGTGCTAGAACCTGAGGAGGAACTTTTTGAGGGTGAAGAATTTTCAACCAATTATGGCAGGAAATTACTACACACACAAGGATTTAG TTTCTTGGATAAAGCAGCATACATGACAACCAAGgatgtaaaaaaaatggaagaaaacaAATGCAATCCATGGCATGTATCAACTGTGACACAAGTTGAGGAAGTGAAATGCATACTAAGGTTACTCCCAATTTGGCTATGCACAATACTCTACTCAGTTGTATTTACTCAAATGGCATCACTCTTTGTTGAGCAAGGTGATGCAATGGACACTAGAATCTCATCTTTCCGCATTCCTCCAGCAAGCATGTCTAGCTTTGATATCCTCAGTGTTGCAGCATTTATCTTCTTCTACAGGCGAGTCCTCGACCCCTTCGTGGCGCGAAAAACAAACTCCAGAGGACTAACTGAGCTCCAGAGGATGGGAATCGGCCTAATCGTGGCGATCATGGCAATGATTTCAGCAGGGTTGGTTGAACATTTTAGATTGAAGTATGCATCAAAAGTATCAGGGTCAAGTTCACTTAGCATATTTTGGCAAGTTCCACAATATGTACTAATAGGTGCATCTGAAGTGTTCATGTATGTTGGtcaattggaattcttcaatgGACAAGCACCTGATGCATTGAAAAGCTTTGGTAGTGCACTTTGCATGACTTCAATTTCACTTGGAAACTATGTCAGTAGTTTGCTTGTTGCAATTGTCATGAAGATTTCTGCTAAGGATCAAGATATGCCTGGTTGGATCCCTGGAAACCTTAACAAGGGACATTTGGACAGGTTTTATTTCCTCTTAGCTGTATTAACTTCTGCAGATTTTCTCATTTATATTGCTTGGGCAAGGTGGTATAAATATATCAAGTTTCAAGggaacaatgatgatgatgaagaagaagaagacatcaACAAAGTCAAAGATTTTGATCTCAAAGTGtag